Proteins co-encoded in one Brassica oleracea var. oleracea cultivar TO1000 chromosome C4, BOL, whole genome shotgun sequence genomic window:
- the LOC106339106 gene encoding uncharacterized protein At4g04775-like: protein MGQYSYSQPSSSEEYDIDLTSLLQAEADIYADEAESRQNIVESVEYVPQPEADDGIPKTCYCGGEPVVATAYTRKDQGRRYFTCENADDGDCHIWKWLDVAVMEEFGDYQRQLRELKAQADESEEKLVKVEKTVGELAKRKTGITNGYPLVVCVMVSLIFVICVLVTFKWEELQRMIMRLSAL from the exons ATGGGACAATATAGCTACAGCCAACCCAGTTCATCAGAGGAGTATGATATAGACTTAACTTCGCTTCTTCAAGCAGAAGCTGATATCTACGCGGATGAAGCTGAGAGTAGGCAGAATATAGTTGAGTCGGTTGAGTACGTTCCTCAACCTGAGGCTGATGATGGAATCCCCAAGACCTGCTACTGTGGTGGTGAGCCTGTCGTTGCAACAGCTTACACAAGGAAAGATCAAGGGAGAAGGTACTTCACTTGTGAGAATGCGGATGATGGAGACTGCCATATATGGAAATGGTTGGATGTGGCAGTCATGGAGGAGTTTGGTGACTATCAGAGACAACTTAGGGAGCTTAAGGCTCAAGCTGACGAGAGTGAGGAGAAGCTGGTAAAGGTTGAGAAGACAGTGGGGGAGTTAGCTAAGAGAAAAACCGGAATCACAAATGGCTATCCACTGGTTGTTTGTGTGATGGTTAGTCTCATATTTGTAATATGTGTGCTAGTCACGTTCAAGTGG GAAGAGCTTCAGAGGATGATAATGCGACTCTCTGCACTTTAG